In Gemmobacter sp. 24YEA27, a genomic segment contains:
- a CDS encoding shikimate kinase — translation MYRLKKTVAMVGMMGAGKTAVGTALAKLLKVPFVDSDEEIVKAADRSIAEIFERDGEPFFRDREFEVIGRLLRGRPAVLSTGGGAFLAVRNRDQIAEHGISVWLKAEPEVLWQRVRHKTTRPLLRTANPRQTLMELCAAREPSYQLADLAVDSAAGLTVEQMAARVVEALLTRPDVLEEL, via the coding sequence ATGTATCGACTGAAAAAGACCGTCGCCATGGTCGGTATGATGGGGGCGGGGAAAACCGCCGTCGGAACGGCGCTGGCGAAACTGCTGAAAGTGCCCTTTGTCGATTCGGATGAAGAAATCGTCAAAGCCGCGGATCGCAGCATTGCCGAGATCTTTGAACGCGATGGCGAGCCTTTCTTTCGCGACCGCGAATTCGAGGTGATCGGCCGGCTGTTGCGCGGCCGTCCGGCGGTGCTCTCGACCGGGGGCGGCGCCTTTCTGGCGGTCCGCAACCGCGACCAGATCGCGGAGCACGGGATCTCGGTCTGGCTGAAGGCCGAACCCGAAGTCCTGTGGCAGCGCGTGCGGCACAAAACCACGCGGCCCTTGCTGCGCACCGCCAACCCGCGCCAGACGCTCATGGAGCTTTGTGCCGCGCGCGAGCCGTCTTACCAGCTTGCCGATCTGGCGGTGGATTCGGCAGCCGGCCTTACGGTCGAACAGATGGCGGCGCGGGTGGTCGAGGCGCTGTTGACGCGCCCCGATGTGCTGGAAGAACTCTGA
- the aroB gene encoding 3-dehydroquinate synthase — protein MLNIVPVNLGERSYEVRIGSGLIENAGAAILPMLRRKKLAVVTDETVGALHLDRLRAGFATVGIEMSHMALPAGEATKSWRSLSQTVEWLLEQKVERKDVVVAFGGGVIGDLVGFAAAVLRRGVRFVQIPTSLLAQVDSSVGGKTGINTPQGKNLVGAFHQPSLVLADIGVLETLTPRDFLAGYGEVVKYGLLGDPLFFEWLEAEGPALARGDREARLKAVTRSVEMKAGIVERDETEEGERALLNLGHTFCHALENATGYSGRLLHGEGVAIGCALAFELSQRLGLCAQEAPSRVRAHLKSMGMKTDLADIEGELPDAEGLLRLMGQDKKVVDGKLRFILAQGIGEAFVADDVPPDMVLSVLRDALAQR, from the coding sequence ATGTTGAATATTGTGCCGGTCAATCTGGGCGAGCGCTCCTATGAGGTCCGGATCGGCTCTGGCCTGATCGAAAATGCGGGTGCAGCAATCCTGCCGATGCTGCGCAGAAAGAAGCTGGCCGTGGTCACCGATGAGACCGTGGGCGCGCTGCATCTGGACCGGCTCAGGGCCGGCTTTGCCACTGTCGGCATCGAAATGTCCCATATGGCGCTGCCGGCGGGCGAGGCGACCAAGTCCTGGCGCTCCCTGTCGCAGACCGTCGAATGGCTGCTGGAACAAAAGGTCGAGCGCAAAGATGTCGTGGTCGCTTTTGGCGGCGGTGTGATCGGGGATCTCGTCGGTTTCGCTGCGGCTGTGCTGCGTCGCGGCGTTCGATTCGTGCAAATCCCGACCTCGCTGCTGGCCCAGGTCGACAGTTCCGTCGGCGGCAAAACCGGGATCAACACCCCCCAGGGCAAGAACCTGGTCGGCGCTTTCCACCAGCCTTCGCTGGTGCTGGCCGATATCGGTGTGCTGGAAACGCTGACGCCGCGCGACTTCCTGGCGGGCTATGGCGAGGTGGTGAAATACGGCCTTCTTGGGGACCCGCTGTTCTTTGAATGGCTGGAAGCTGAAGGTCCGGCGCTGGCGCGCGGCGACCGCGAGGCACGGCTGAAGGCGGTGACGCGTTCGGTCGAGATGAAGGCCGGCATCGTCGAGCGCGACGAGACAGAAGAGGGCGAGCGCGCGCTTCTGAATCTGGGCCATACCTTCTGTCACGCGCTGGAAAACGCGACTGGCTATTCCGGCCGGCTTTTGCATGGCGAGGGCGTGGCCATCGGTTGCGCGCTGGCATTCGAGCTGTCGCAGCGGCTTGGCCTTTGCGCCCAGGAGGCGCCGAGCCGGGTCCGTGCCCATCTTAAATCGATGGGGATGAAGACCGATCTCGCTGATATCGAGGGCGAACTTCCCGATGCAGAGGGGCTCTTGCGCCTGATGGGCCAGGACAAGAAAGTGGTCGACGGCAAGCTGCGCTTCATCCTCGCGCAGGGCATTGGTGAGGCTTTCGTGGCCGATGATGTGCCACCGGATATGGTGCTTTCTGTGCTGCGGGACGCGCTGGCGCAGCGCTGA
- a CDS encoding DUF2478 domain-containing protein: MKLGYISAGPEGETDLLLQEVARRLSAHGLTTAGTVQINTLRPGRTKSDMDLLVLPEGPQIRISLDRGDAATGCRLDTSALEEAAVIVAQRLGAADVLMVNKFGKQEADGHGLADSVAEALGDGKPVLCGMADHFLEGFLNYAAGHAEELPREADQVFAWVLEAHQARLATV; this comes from the coding sequence ATGAAGCTCGGCTATATTTCTGCTGGCCCCGAGGGCGAAACCGACCTGCTGCTCCAGGAAGTCGCGCGCCGTCTGAGCGCGCATGGTCTGACAACGGCGGGTACGGTGCAGATCAACACGCTGCGCCCGGGGCGCACAAAAAGCGACATGGATCTCTTGGTTTTGCCCGAAGGGCCGCAGATCCGCATCAGCCTTGACCGCGGCGACGCGGCGACCGGCTGTCGGCTCGACACGTCGGCGCTGGAAGAGGCAGCGGTGATCGTGGCGCAGCGACTTGGCGCGGCGGATGTGCTGATGGTCAATAAATTCGGCAAGCAGGAGGCCGATGGTCATGGCCTCGCCGATTCCGTGGCCGAGGCGCTCGGGGACGGCAAGCCCGTGCTCTGCGGCATGGCGGATCACTTTCTCGAAGGCTTCCTGAACTACGCCGCCGGCCATGCCGAGGAATTGCCCCGCGAAGCCGATCAGGTTTTTGCCTGGGTGCTGGAAGCGCATCAGGCCCGGCTCGCAACCGTCTGA